Within Elizabethkingia sp. JS20170427COW, the genomic segment AATATGGCCTAGTGCGCTATATTGGTGGGGATGCCGTAGGGATGAGTACTGTTCCTGAAGTTATCGTTGCAAAACATATGGGAATGAACTGTTTCTGTGTATCGATTATCACGGATCTTGGAGGCCCTGAAATTGCTTTCTCTGTTTCCCATGAGGAGGTATTGAATGCCGCTAACAAGGCAATGCCTAATGTTATAAAGATTGTAAAAGGCTTAATTAAAGAACACCAAGCGTAACCCATCTCAATAGACGATTTAAAAGCCATCTTTGTTGAAACGAAGATGGCTTTTTGTATAGAGCTTAGTTTACTTTTTTTTCCTTGTCTAACTCTAGACTATAGTGTATAAAATCTGGGATTTCATCGGTATAATGGCTTACCATAATAATGCTCATTTGGGTTTTAATGTATACTTCTTTCAAAAAAGAAATCAACTCTCGGATTTTAGTAATTGGAATCCCTTGAAAAGGTTCATCCAAAACCAAGAAGAAAGGCTCTTTCGCCAACGCTCTTGCCATTAAAACTTGGATTTTTTCTTCAATCGCTAAAGTGTACCATGCATGACTCCTCTTTTCTTGTAAGGAAAAATAATTAAGCCAAGCTTCTACTTTACTTCTCTGCTCTTCCTCCAACTTCCGAAAAAGCCCTATGGTATCGTAAAACCCAGAGCCTATCACTTGGGCAACATTAGTATTTCTCGGAAAACTCGCTGCTAGTTCAGAAGATACCCATCCTATTTTCTTTTTTAGATCCCATATACTTTCGCCACTTCCTCTTTTCTTTCCAAAAAGTTGAATATCCTGGGCATAAGCTTGGGGATTATCTCCATTGATTAAACTTAGTAATGTTGATTTGCCAGAACCATTTTTTCCTTTTATCTGCCAACATTCCCCAGACTTCACTTCCCAATTGATATTCTGTAACAATACATTTTCTCCGTAACGGATGCTAACATTTTTCATTCTTATTAAATCCTCTCCTTCGACTATTTTGCGGATGGACGGAATTTCTCGATGCATACCTTCGGATAATGGGGTAGAAATTGAATAATCTTTTAGTTGACCGCCTTGTATCATCTCTCCATTTTTCATTTCCACAAAAGAAGAAATACATATAGGTATCTCCCTGATATCGGCAACCATTATCACCATCACCCCTTCTGCTGAAAGGTGGGATATCATCTGATGAAGTTGCCTCCTACTTTCTTGATCCAAGCCATCAAAAGCTCGATTTAAAATCAACAAATTTGGTTTTTGAAGCAAATGGATTATGAGTTGTATTTTTCTTTTTTCTCCATTTGATAATTGAAGTAAAGGAATATCTGCACGGTGAAGAATATCGAATTTTTGAAGCCAAAATCTAACTTCTCCTTCGGTTCCTTTTGTCATCAGCTCTTCTCTTACAGTATAAGTATCTTCCGAATCCATACTATTAAACCTTTGCTGAAGGTAAAAATTACTAATATTCGATTTATTCTTTAAAGTAATTTGCTGATCTAAATATGCGATTTTAGGTGAAAAAGGAAGTTGGTGATCATCCAAAAATAATATTTCTCCTGAATGAAAATGCTTGCCTTTTATCGTTTCTGCCAATAATGTTTTGGAGAACTCATCTTCCCCCAAAATAGCCAAATTATCCCCTGAATTAATGGTTAAATAAATAGATTTCAAAAGGTCTTTATTTTCCCTACGGATGGATACATTTTCTAAAATAATCTTCATGGTTGCTTATCTATTTTTAAGTAAAGATAGTAAGGATATTCGGGATGAAGGTTTTTCAGCAAGTGATTATTCTTAACGTTGTTTTAGAGAGGGATCTCCCAATAACAAAAAACCTCCGAGAAACTCGGAGGTCAGAAAATCTTATCGATTACAATTTAATACTTGCCATTAGCTTTTGCATCAATATCCTTTTGGTTATTTACTGGGATAATGGTAAAGCCCCATTGGTAATTTTTATCCGAAGGGATACTGTACTGAGGAAGTGGCTTATCTCCCCAACTGTTGTAACCAGCTACTCCCATCTGTTTCATGTCCACATTTACTTCTACATAATTTTTAGGAGTAATGTCATTAATATGGGTCTGGCGAGGTAATTTATTTCTACCTCTTTCGTCAGAATTAGCCGCTCTTTCCTCGGAACTAAAATTATTAAACTGGTAAGGTTTATCTTTATTTTCTTCGGTATCAAAATCTTCTACCGAATTTCTTAAAGCATTAAAGCCTATCGTTTCATCTGCTACAATAAGGATACCTTTATCCTTATTATCGGTTAAACTTACCCAACGTGTTGCAGTACGGTGTCCATTTTCCTGAGGTCTTACATAAGGGTAGTACATGTCTTCGGCAGTGGTTTTATAAACGCCTACACTTGCACCTGCATTTCTATCCAAATAGTTTTCATCTGGTCCTTTACCATAGTACTCTACCTGATTTAAAGTTTTCGGAATTCTGAATCTTACTCCAATTCTTGGCACTTCTAATTTTGCAGCATTTTCTCTTGCTTTTTGCATTTCAGGAGAGAAGGTTGCCATCTGAGTAGCTTCTGAAGCTTCAATTTCATTAGCCTTCATATTGGTAGAAGTAAATTCAGCATTTACTTTTAACACTCCATCAGGATAAATTTTATAATTGATAATGTATAAATTACCTGCTGGTAGAAGATAGGTTGTTTTTAAATTAACATGATTTCCTTGTTCTTCAACTTTTACATCGGTAACTTTAAAGTTTTTGCTAGATTGCTTCCAAATCTGAAGTCTCTGTGGCATCCCACTACCATAATCGTTATCGTTAGGTCCTCTCCAGAAATTAGGTTGAATACCAAACTGCTCCGCAAAATACTCTTTACCTCCTACTTTGTAAGAAGTAACGATACCTTTCGTTTGATCGAAATCTAATTGGGTTTTACCATATTCTATCTGGGTAGTATTTCCTTTTTTATTGATTTTAGCTTTTACCAAAGCTGTTGTTAATGCATGGGCTGGCTTTTGGGTTGCGGCTGCTAACAAAAACTGATCATGAGCTACATTAAAGTTAGCAGGAACTACTCCATCTGCGTTTTTGGTATAAACATCAAAGTTTACAAAATATTCTTTTGCAGGACTAAGACTCTGAGTATGGATATTAATATCCATACTTTGTTGAGCTGCCAAATTCATAGGAACTGTTTTCTCAGAAATCACTTTCCCATTTTCCAAAATACTATACTTTAAACTATAATTTTGGGTATTAGAGAAATAAAATCTATTTTGAACAGTGAAAATCCCTTTTGAAACATCTTTTGCCTCGAAGCCAAAATTTTGATGAGCATATTTTACTTCTTGCATTGCAGGATGTGGAATACGATCTGGCCTTACAATACCATTAATAAGGAAGTTACCATCACTTGCTTGGTCTTTTCCAAAGTCTCCTCCATAAGCGAAGAATGGTTTTCCATTTTTATCTTTCTGTAAAATCCCTTGATCTACCCAATCCCAAATATATCCTCCTTGTAAGTTTGGATATTTATAAATTGCTTGCCACTGTAGGTTTAAGTTCCCGCTGGAGTTCCCCATAGCGTGAGAGTACTCTGAAGGAACAACCGGTCTATCTGAACCATTTTTTCCTACGCTTTCTAGCCAAGCTGCACTTGGATATTGAGGAACGTACATATCAGAATTGAATCCCCAAATAGCTCTCTCGTAATTGACAGGTCTATTCATGAAGTCTTTTTCTCTATTCTTCACCCATCTGTAAGTAGCATCAAAGTTAACACCATTTCCGGCTTCATTTCCTAAAGACCAAATGGCAACCGATGCATGGTTCTTATTTCTTTCGAACATATTGATGGTTCTGTCCATATGGGCATTCTCCCACTCAGGATGCTTTGCAAGAGACTCTTTTCCATAATACATTCCATGACTTTCAATATTGGCTTCGTCATAAACATAAAGGCCGTATTCATCACAAAGTTCATAGAATCTTCTCGATTGTGGGTAGTGTGCCAAACGTACTGAATTGAGATTATTTTGCTTCATCAACATGAAGTCTTTCTTCATCAATTCTTCGGTTACATAATGCCCAGTTTCTGGATTGTGTTCATGGATATTTACTCCTTTTAACTTTAAAGGTTGTCCATTTACAAGGAACAATCTGTCTTTTCTTCCCTGGCTATCTACTTCTTTAATTTCAAACTTTCTAAAACCTACGGCATAAGGAACCACCTCTTTAGTGTTGCTCATAGGATCTTCTACCGTCATCACCAATTTATAAAGATTGGGATGTTCAGATGTCCAAGTTTTTACATTTGGTATTTTTACTTCTGGAAACTCGAAGTCGTCTTGACCACGACCTTTTACACTTGTTTTTGCTTTCCCTGAAGCTACTACTTTCCCCGAAGCATCTAACAATTCATAACTAACGTTAGGAGAGGCAAACTTAATAGGTTTATAATTGTTATTTTCTACTAAATCTCCCAATCCATAGTTGGCTAAAGTCATCTCCAATTGGAAGATACCATCCTTATAAGTATCGTCTAAAGTAGATTTTATTCTAAAATCTCTTAAAGAAACTTTCGGTTGAGACCAAAGGTACACATCTCTTTCAATACCACTAATTCTCCAAAAATCCTGTGCTTCTAGGTAAGAGCCAGTACTCCATCTGTGGATTTTAATAGCTAATTTATTAATACCTGGCTGTACGTATTCATTAATTCTGAATTCTGCTGGGTTTTTAGAATCCTCGCTATAGCCTACTTCTTTACCATTGATATAAACGTAAGTCCCAGACTTAGCACCTCCAATATTTAAGAATATAGTCCTATCTTTTAGCCATTCTGCAGGAATATTGATATCCCTTCTGTAAACTCCCACAGGGTTTTCCTCAGGCATTGCTGGAGGTGGGTTCTTAGGCAAACGAGTTTTAGGGTCTCTCTCTACAAATTCGTATGGATGGTTAACATATATTGCAGTCCCAAAACCTTGTACCTCCCAGTTTCCTGGTACTTTAATATCTTTCCATGTACTGGTTACGGTAGCTGAATCGGTAACATTTTTAGGCAACTGCTTGTAAGCGTCCACATAATAAAATTTCCAAGTACCATTTAGAGACTGATAATATTTACTGTCTTCAAATTTCTTTTGAAGGGCAGCTTCTTTGTTATCATAAGTCATAAATTCAGTACGAGGATACTCCTTATTCACCTTCACAATACTAGGGCTCTTCCAATAAGGAAGCTCCTGTGCATAGGATAATCCAAAGAAAACCATCCCTGCTCCGGCAATAGTTTTCTCTATGAAACGAGTTCTTCTCATGTTAAATTATTAATTTCTGCTAAAATAATAGTTTTAATTTACTTTCACCAATATATATTATAGAATATTTTACAGATTTTTTTACCTTATAAATCTTTTTCATAAAACAAAAAAAGGTGTTTGAAGAACTACTCCAAACACCCTTTTATGATGGTAATATAGAAATTTCTATTTTTTCCTATTTTGTTGCTGTCTTTTCAGCTCTTCCATTTGTCTTTGTTGCTCTTGAGCTTTTTCCATCATCTCGCGCATACGAGCTTGGAATTTACCTTCTTTTTTAGGCTTAGCTTTATTTTCTTGAATCTGAGCATGGATTTTCTTCTCATCCAAGATAACATAATTGATTAATAGGATAATCAAGATGTTAATGGCATTGGATACAAAGTAATACCATGATAGACCAGAAGCAGCAGAGTTCAAGAAGAACAAGAATGTAATTGGGAAAATATACATCAATGGCTTCATATTCGGCATACCTTCTTGGGTAGGTTGTTGCATATTTCCTGCAGTCATAATAGTATAAATTAAAATTACAGCAGTACACGCTATCGCAAAAACACTAAGATGCTCTCCTAAGAACGGTATATTGAATGGAAGTTTAATTAAATCATCATAAGCGGTAAGGTCATTTGCAAACCAGAAACTTTTTCCTCTAAGATCAATCATATTCGGGAAGAATCTGAACAATGCATAGAAGATAGGCACTTGCAATAAACCTGGGATACACCCTGCAAATTGGTTTACTCCCGCCTTACGATACACCTCCATAGTTGCCTGTTGCCTTTTCATAGGGTCTGCATCCTTGTACTTAGCTTGTACTTCTTCAATCTCTGGGCGGATTACCCTCATCATCGCACTCAGCTTATGTTGTTTAAACATTACTGGTGAAAGGATGATTTTTACAGCAATCGTCATCAAGAAGATTACCCATCCTGCTGCAATACCAAAAGAAGAAAGCCAGTTGTAAACAGGGATAAAGAAAATTCTATTTAGTGTCCCTATGAAAGACCAACCTAAAGGAAGGATTTCATCAAAGTTTTTATCAAACGATTTCAACAAATCTAAATCCAATGGCATAAAATACCATTTGAAATCCTGATTAAGCTCGCTACCTGCTAAGTCCACTTGTCCATCATAATGGAAAGTTTTTAGGTACTCACCTTTCTCTAGCATTTCTTGGTTTCCTACAGAATTTTTAAAACCATTTTGTGCCTCTAGTACAGCTCCGAAGAACTGCTGTTTTACTCCTATCCAGTTAAGGACTTCTTTGGTTTCATCCAACTCACTACGAGAATCGTAGTCGTAATCTTTATAGTTGTTGAATGCATATACAAATTCGGTATGGGTTTGTTCTTGGGAGCGTCCTTTCTCCATCTCACGAACTTTGTAGTTCCATACAAAATTAGCTTTTTGGTCGGATACCACTTGGGATAAACCTTGGGTATTCACCTTAAAGTCTACTGTATATTGATCAGTAAGAGTATAGGTAAACTGGATTTTAGCACTATCAATATTACTTTGCATGGTTACCACATTCCCGTTTGCAGAAGAGGTAAACACTAAATCTTTGGTATTGATAATTTTTCCAGATTTGTCTTTAAACTGAAAACCATAATCAGCATTATGATTTGCAAATAATAGCACAGGTTTATTTTTGCCATCCTCGGCGTAGGCTTGATATTTATTTAGCTTTACAGTAGAAATTTGCCCTCCTAAAGAGCTAAAATCAACGGTAAGCAAATCATTTTTCAACTGTACAGTCTTAAGGCTAGCCGCTTGATGTTGTGCTACTAGTTGATTTTTTTGGGACTGTACTGCCTGCTGAGAAGTCTTGGTAGGCTCATTAAGAGTCTCTGTGGGCTTCTGTTTGGACTGGTAATAAAACATAATGGCAAGCATGGCAAGGGTAAATAACCCAAAGCTTATCATCTGTTTCTTGTCTACACCATTGTTTTGTTGCATTTATATTTTATTTGTTGGTTTTATATTCGGCTGCAGCAACTACTAATGCCTTGAATAAAGGATGTGGATTAGCTACAGTACTTTTATATTCTGGGTGGTATTGTACCCCAACATAGAATGGATGGTCTTTCAACTCTACAGCTTCTACCAATCCTGTATCTGGGTTTTTCCCTGTTGCGATAAAGTTTTGATCTTCAAATTCTTGAATATAATCGCTGTTGAACTCATATCTATGACGATGTCTTTCGGTGATATTCTTAGCTCCGTAAGCATCATAAAGTTTTGTTCCTGCTTTTACAGTACACTTCCAAGAACCTAAACGCATAGTTCCACCTTTTTCAGTAACATTTTTCTGTTCTTCCATAAGGTTGATTACAGGGAACTCGGTTGCTGAATCAAACTCAGCACTATTAGCACTTGCCATATCTAAGATATTTCTTGCAAATTCAATAGTAATCACTTGCATACCTAGGCAGATTCCTAATACTGGAATTTTATTTTCACGAGCATAACGAGCTGCTATAATTTTACCTTCAATACCTCTATCGCCAAAACCTGGAGCGATAAGCATACCATCGATACCTTTTAGGATTTCTTCAACATTACCATTTTCTAAATCTCCACTGTAAACCCAACGGATATTTACCTCTGTTTGTTGAGATGCTCCAGCATGGATAAAAGCTTCTGAAATAGATTTATAAGAGTCTTGAAGGCTTACATACTTCCCTACTAAAGCTATTTCTACAGATTTTTTAGGGTTTTTGTATTTTTTCAAGAAATCTTTCCAGTTTGCTAAATCAGGTTCCCCGTTTACAGGTAAGCATAATTCATTTAATACTACCTCATCAAATTTCTGTTTGCGTAATTCGATAGGCACTTCATAAATAGTTGGTAAATCTAGGCATTCGATAACATTAGAAGCACTAACGTTACAGAATTGTGCTAGTTTGGCACGTTGATCTTTAGGAATTTTATGCTCGGTTCTACATACCAAAACGTCTGCTTGTACTCCATATTCCATCAATTGACGTACAGAGTGTTGAGAAGGTTTCGTTTTTAACTCTCCACTTGCAGAAAGATAAGGTAATAAAGTAAGGTGGATTACCATAGAATTGGTTTCACCTAACTCCCAACGCAATTGGCGCACACTTTCTATATAAGGAAGAGACTCGATATCTCCAACAGTACCTCCGATTTCGGTAATGATGATATCGTAATTTTCCTTAGATAAAATTTGGATTCTACGCTTAATTTCATTGGTAATATGAGGGATTACTTGTACAGTTTTCCCTAAGAAATCTCCTCTACGCTCTTTATCAATAACTGTTTGGTAGATTCTACCAGTCGTTACGTTATTATTTTGGCTTGTAGGAGAATTTAAGAAACGCTCATAATGTCCTAAGTCTAAATCCGTTTCAGCACCGTCTTCAGTTACATAACACTCTCCATGCTCATAAGGATTCAAAGTTCCTGGATCGATATTAATATATGGATCTAACTTCTGGATGGTTACATTGTAACCTCTAGATTTTAATAGCATACCTAGAGAAGCAGAGATGATCCCTTTCCCCAAAGAAGATGTTACACCGCCAGTAACGAAGATGTATTTTGTTGTTTTTTTACTCATTAGATTAGGTTTGTGCAAAGTTAAAGGTTCTGGAGCAATTAGGCAATTTCATTTTCATCTATTTTAAAATACTATTTTATAAGACATTAGCTACCATACTTATAAAAGACTTTTCAATATAGCTTTTTATAAACACTGCTTTTGTCTGATAATTTTTTAATTTCCCATTTTGAAATTGTAATTTGCAGTACTAATATTTTGCAAAGTGGCTAAGTTAAAAACTGTATATTTTTGTCAGAATTGTGGAACCCAACATCCCCAATGGATGGGACAATGCAAAAACTGCGGGCAATGGAACACCTTAGTAGAGGAAGTGGTAGAAAAAACTACCTCTAAAAACTACTCTGGGGACAGCAAACAACACATCATTAATATTGTTGAAGTAAACGCCCAAGAAGAACCTAGGATAAAAACCCCAAGCGAAGAGCTCAATCGCGTGTTAGGAGGTGGTATTGTCCTAGGATCGGTTACTTTAATTGGAGGCGAACCTGGAATTGGTAAATCTACCCTGCTCTTACAGCTAGCCTTAAAGATGAGAAAAAAAATATTCTATGTTTCTGGTGAAGAAAGTGCCTCCCAAATCAAGATGAGAGCCGACCGATTAACCGATTTGCAAAACCCTGAATGTTTTCTCTATACCGAAACTTCCATCGAAAAAATTCTGCATGAAGCGAGGAAATTAAAACCCGACTTCATGATTATAGACTCCATACAAACCTTGCATTCCCAAGCTATGGAGAGCTCCCCAGGTACCGTTTCTCAGATTCGGGAATGCTCCTCGGAGGTTATTAAATTTGCAAAAGCTACTAGCACCCCTGTATTTTTGGTAGGACACATCACTAAAGATGGACAAATTGCAGGCCCTAAAGTTTTAGAGCATATGGTAGATGTAGTCCTCAACTTCGATGGAGACAGAAATCATCTATTCCGATTATTAAGAGCCAACAAAAACAGATTTGGTTCTACTTCAGAAATTGGAATTTATGAAATGATTTCCCAAGGTTTAAAAGAAATAAAAAATCCTTCAGAAATCTTAATCACCAAAAAATTTGAAGAACTTTCCGGCAACTCCGTAGCTGTAACTTTAGAAGGAAACCGCCCTATGTTGCTAGAAATACAAGCCTTAGTAAGCACTGCTGTGTACGGAACTCCACAAAGGAGCTGTACCGGTTTTGATGCCAAAAGGCTCAACATGCTTTTAGCAGTGCTCGAAAAAAGAGCAGGCTTCCAGCTAGGAGCCAAGGATGTTTTCCTCAACATTACAGGAGGGATAAAAACCGACGATCCTGCACTAGATTTAGCCGTAGTAGCTTCTATCCTTTCATCGAACGATGATTTGGCAATTTCAGAGAAGTTCTGTTTTGCTGGAGAAATAGGCTTAAGTGGAGAGATAAGACCTGTCCCTCAAATAGAACACCGAATTACAGAAGCCGAAAAATTAGGCTATGACAAGATTTTCGTCTCTAACCTCAATAAAATTCCGAAACGGAAATATGGAATTAAAATTGAAGAAGTTAGTAAAATTGAAGACTTCCATGATCGCTTATTCTAAGTTATGAATTTTTTAGCCCACTCTTTCTTATCCTTTTCCGAAGAACAATTGGTTGGAAATATGATTGCCGATTTCATCAAAAATTCAGATCGTAAGTTTCTACCTCTTGAGGTACAAAAAGGAATTGTCCTACACCGTGAAATTGATACTTTTACGGATAGCCATCCTATTATCTCGGAAGCTAAAAAAGTTTTCCAACCCTTGGTAAGATTATATTCTGGTGCTTTTGTGGACGTAAGCATGGATTTCTTTTTGGCAAACGATTGTAATATCTATACCGAACCTCAATGGAAAGAACATTCTGAAAAGGTATATCAAACTCTATGGAAATATCAGGAAATCCTTCCCGAAAGATTTTTAAAACTCTTACCTAAAATGGAGAAAGACGACTGGCTATATAATTATAGATATGATTGGGGAATACAATTTAGCCTTCAGAATGTTTTAAATAAGGCTTTATATTTAGAAAAAAAACTGCCGGTTTTTCAAGCCTTCGAAAAAGACAAATCTTTACTCCAAAAAAGTTATCACCAGTTTTTCCCCGAACTCCAAAAGCATATTCAGAAAAAAGCTAGTGAACTTTAATTAAAAAATCCTCTAAAAAGGCAATTTAATACTTTCAGGGAGGATAAAATCTCCCGTGTAAGCTTTGGTGAGATAACTCTTAATTGGCTGAGGATATCTATAGATATCATTTTTCTGGAAACCATAGACATCCCAATAATTCGCCAAAACTTGAGCAAACATATCCTCATCCCAGAAACCAAAAATTGGTCTTGCCTCATCGGCAACTACAGGAAGAGCTTCTATCCAAATCTCATTCTCCTTTTGTTCTATCCTATAATTAGGTTTGTATTGCTGTAAGTAATTGGAATAATGGAAGCGTGCATACAACTCCTCAAATTGGATAGGATGCAAAGTCGCCTCCCCAATAGTATCCAACAACTCCTGCTCTTTATTCAAAATTGCTCCATTATCCTGTAAACAAGCGATAATTCCAAAATTTTGAACTCTTAAATTAAAAATAAGATTGATAGCATCATCCCTATAGCTGAAAATATCTGTTGAAAACTTATGTCTTAGTACTTTTATCGTCCAAGGAAGCACTTCCGCATCTTTGATATACACAGGATAAATGATGGATTGCATCATAAGATGAAACACCCCGAATCTCTCCTTTAGTAAAGGAGAAAGTCCAAACTCTTTATGGTATTTTTCATGTCTCTTTCTTTCCAAAGTAAGCTCATAATAAAGCACACCATAAATGATACGACCTATCCATTGGAAGAGTTTTAAAGATTCTAAAGCCAGCATAGCCTCATACCCCTTATTAAAAACAAGTTCTACTTCTGAATCTAATTTCTCGAAAGCCTCTTTTACCAATGCAGAACAAGGCAATTGCAAATCTTGATACAAGACTTTCTGCATCTTGTCCATCATCTCAAATTCATCTTCAGCAAATTTATATTTTTGCATTAGCCATTCCGGAAAAACACTCATTTTATCTGAAGTTTCTTCTCCCGAAAGAAAACATTTATTATCCTGAAAACTAATTTCTTTAAAAGGGTTATATAATTGTAATGCCATATTCATTTTAATCTTTACAAGTTGCAAAAGTACTATTATTCTTCTGCAATTTTATATGAGGTTTAATACTGATTGAAACTTTCGACATCTCATTTTATCTATCATGATAAAAAATAAGCCCACAGCAAAACTGCAGGCTTATGATGATGTCTATTGTTGTAAGTTATTTCAACTTTGAAAAGCTTTTTGCAATAAAATCGGTAAGTTCTTTACCTTTCAATAAATTCTGAGAAAGCTTAGCCAAGTCTAAGGCATAAGCAATTTTAGCGTTTTTCTCTTCGGTATTTTCGGTTTTCAAAATTTCAGATGCCAATTCGGAATTGGAGTTAACTACCAAATTGTACATTTCCGGGAAAGCTCCCATACCGAACATACCACCACCGCCACCTGTTGCTTGCATATCTTTCATTCTACGCATAAACTCAGGTTGGGTAATCATGAATGGAGTATCTTGGCTGTCCAAATCTTCCAACTGTACCGTGAATTTAGAATCGTTAACCGCAGTTTCTACTTCTTTTTTCAAGGTTTCTTTTTCGCCGTCGGTTAATTTTGCAATAATAGGTTCGTCTTTCTTAATCAAATTATTGATGTGGTCGGCATCTACTCTTGCAAATTGGATTTTCTCTTTGGTAGTTTCCAATTTCTGAATCAAATGCGGAACGATAGGAGAATCCAATAGCAATACTTCATATCCTTTGTCCAAAGCCGTTTGGATGTAAGCATGTTGTTCATCTTTATTGCTTGCATACAAGATTACGGTATTTCCGTCCTTATCGGTTTGGTTGGCTTTGATTTTATCCATCAACTCTTCCCAAAGATAAGATTTACCTTCTGTACTTGGATACAACGCGAATTTATCTGATTTTTCGTAGAATTTCTCTTCGGAAATCATTCCGTATTCAATCACTACTTTTATATCATTCCATTTTTGTTCGTAGTCCTCGCGATTAGCATTGATAAGGGAAACCATTTTATCGGCTACCTTCTTGGTGATGTAAGAAGAAATTTTCTTCACGGCACCATCGGCTTGAAGGTAAGAACGAGAAACATTCAAAGGAATATCTGGTGAATCGATTACTCCTCTTAGCAACATCAAGAAATCGGGAACAATACCTTTCACCTCATCGGTTACAAAAACTTGGTTTTGGTACAATTGGATTTTATCTTTCTCGATGTTAATGTTATTTCCTAATTTAGGGAAATACAGAATACCGGTAAGGTTGAAGGGATAATCTACATTCAAATGAATGTTGAACAAAGGTTCTTCGAATTGCATAGGATACAACTCGTGGTAGAAGTTTTTGTAATCCTCCTCGTTCAGTTCGCTAGGTGCTTTTGTCCAAGCTGGAGTTGGATTGTTGATGATGTTGTCCACCTCTACGGT encodes:
- a CDS encoding glycoside hydrolase family 2 TIM barrel-domain containing protein, whose translation is MRRTRFIEKTIAGAGMVFFGLSYAQELPYWKSPSIVKVNKEYPRTEFMTYDNKEAALQKKFEDSKYYQSLNGTWKFYYVDAYKQLPKNVTDSATVTSTWKDIKVPGNWEVQGFGTAIYVNHPYEFVERDPKTRLPKNPPPAMPEENPVGVYRRDINIPAEWLKDRTIFLNIGGAKSGTYVYINGKEVGYSEDSKNPAEFRINEYVQPGINKLAIKIHRWSTGSYLEAQDFWRISGIERDVYLWSQPKVSLRDFRIKSTLDDTYKDGIFQLEMTLANYGLGDLVENNNYKPIKFASPNVSYELLDASGKVVASGKAKTSVKGRGQDDFEFPEVKIPNVKTWTSEHPNLYKLVMTVEDPMSNTKEVVPYAVGFRKFEIKEVDSQGRKDRLFLVNGQPLKLKGVNIHEHNPETGHYVTEELMKKDFMLMKQNNLNSVRLAHYPQSRRFYELCDEYGLYVYDEANIESHGMYYGKESLAKHPEWENAHMDRTINMFERNKNHASVAIWSLGNEAGNGVNFDATYRWVKNREKDFMNRPVNYERAIWGFNSDMYVPQYPSAAWLESVGKNGSDRPVVPSEYSHAMGNSSGNLNLQWQAIYKYPNLQGGYIWDWVDQGILQKDKNGKPFFAYGGDFGKDQASDGNFLINGIVRPDRIPHPAMQEVKYAHQNFGFEAKDVSKGIFTVQNRFYFSNTQNYSLKYSILENGKVISEKTVPMNLAAQQSMDINIHTQSLSPAKEYFVNFDVYTKNADGVVPANFNVAHDQFLLAAATQKPAHALTTALVKAKINKKGNTTQIEYGKTQLDFDQTKGIVTSYKVGGKEYFAEQFGIQPNFWRGPNDNDYGSGMPQRLQIWKQSSKNFKVTDVKVEEQGNHVNLKTTYLLPAGNLYIINYKIYPDGVLKVNAEFTSTNMKANEIEASEATQMATFSPEMQKARENAAKLEVPRIGVRFRIPKTLNQVEYYGKGPDENYLDRNAGASVGVYKTTAEDMYYPYVRPQENGHRTATRWVSLTDNKDKGILIVADETIGFNALRNSVEDFDTEENKDKPYQFNNFSSEERAANSDERGRNKLPRQTHINDITPKNYVEVNVDMKQMGVAGYNSWGDKPLPQYSIPSDKNYQWGFTIIPVNNQKDIDAKANGKY
- a CDS encoding ATP-binding cassette domain-containing protein, with amino-acid sequence MKIILENVSIRRENKDLLKSIYLTINSGDNLAILGEDEFSKTLLAETIKGKHFHSGEILFLDDHQLPFSPKIAYLDQQITLKNKSNISNFYLQQRFNSMDSEDTYTVREELMTKGTEGEVRFWLQKFDILHRADIPLLQLSNGEKRKIQLIIHLLQKPNLLILNRAFDGLDQESRRQLHQMISHLSAEGVMVIMVADIREIPICISSFVEMKNGEMIQGGQLKDYSISTPLSEGMHREIPSIRKIVEGEDLIRMKNVSIRYGENVLLQNINWEVKSGECWQIKGKNGSGKSTLLSLINGDNPQAYAQDIQLFGKKRGSGESIWDLKKKIGWVSSELAASFPRNTNVAQVIGSGFYDTIGLFRKLEEEQRSKVEAWLNYFSLQEKRSHAWYTLAIEEKIQVLMARALAKEPFFLVLDEPFQGIPITKIRELISFLKEVYIKTQMSIIMVSHYTDEIPDFIHYSLELDKEKKVN
- the yidC gene encoding membrane protein insertase YidC — translated: MQQNNGVDKKQMISFGLFTLAMLAIMFYYQSKQKPTETLNEPTKTSQQAVQSQKNQLVAQHQAASLKTVQLKNDLLTVDFSSLGGQISTVKLNKYQAYAEDGKNKPVLLFANHNADYGFQFKDKSGKIINTKDLVFTSSANGNVVTMQSNIDSAKIQFTYTLTDQYTVDFKVNTQGLSQVVSDQKANFVWNYKVREMEKGRSQEQTHTEFVYAFNNYKDYDYDSRSELDETKEVLNWIGVKQQFFGAVLEAQNGFKNSVGNQEMLEKGEYLKTFHYDGQVDLAGSELNQDFKWYFMPLDLDLLKSFDKNFDEILPLGWSFIGTLNRIFFIPVYNWLSSFGIAAGWVIFLMTIAVKIILSPVMFKQHKLSAMMRVIRPEIEEVQAKYKDADPMKRQQATMEVYRKAGVNQFAGCIPGLLQVPIFYALFRFFPNMIDLRGKSFWFANDLTAYDDLIKLPFNIPFLGEHLSVFAIACTAVILIYTIMTAGNMQQPTQEGMPNMKPLMYIFPITFLFFLNSAASGLSWYYFVSNAINILIILLINYVILDEKKIHAQIQENKAKPKKEGKFQARMREMMEKAQEQQRQMEELKRQQQNRKK